The genomic region GAAAATGGCTGggtttcacagcagcagcactctctctccctccttatCTCTTGACTGTCTCTTCCTTCAGTTTCCCTTAGACCTATGTGCTGACTAATATTCACTCAAATGTATTGTTCTTATTTATGTATAAcccaaaataaatgtatcatcATCAAAGTGCAAAAACCTTGTATATTGTTGTCTGTGGTGCTCGATTTCATTTTGAACTTACGTCATacatgttgtctgtgtgtgctcaGGACATCAGGCGGTTCTTTGCACCGGCTGCAGCCAAACCTGCGGTGCAGAGACCCCAGAATGGAAACCTAAAAGTggaggacaagaagaagagggaCAAGTCTATGTCTCCAGATGAGGAggtgaaacagaaaaagaaagacaactcAAAGGCAAGGAAACTATGACACTGAGGATTTGCACATCTGATATTTTCTGAACAGGCTGTGCACTCTCGTTAATTCAATCCTCAATGGATAAATCTAATCTCCCATTTTATCTATTCCATAAATCTGAAATgcatagatttatttattttgtacaattgagtccacatttgaaagatTTAAGTGAAGATTATGATTTTACAAATGGCACAAAGGTTAACTCTTTATGTCTTCCTGGTGTGACATGCCTGAGTACAGATCTTTataatgttaaattatttatCAGGTGCAGGTCTGAGGAGCTAATCCTGGACTATAGAGCACCAAACATCACATGACTCCGTTTGCTCACAttgccatgttggcaggaataGCTTCTGGAAAAAATTAACAGTTAACTTTGATCCTTACAATACCCCTGGGTGTGTTTCACAAGTATGGGAACAACTGGATTATTCCAGATCTGCAGCATTATGACATCTTCAAATTACTGATAAACCTTCACTCATTCTACTATTATACAGTACAATAAAAGTATGTAAAATAAACCAGATACTAAGagcactgtgcaaaagtcttagggtCCCATCagctttgatgtttttatgtctgtcaaattctgtgatcattggcatttagattggaatgatgtgaatgaaagttggtcttatatacTAGCAAGTTGTCAGTGAGTTACAACAAGatacaacatgtgtatataATGCTCAAGCATGATTGGACCTGGTGtaacacacctttttttttacaacagacATTTCTCAACACGAAATagttggacaaacacaggttattcaataacattaattagggtttcATTCCAGTTTTATGAAAGCCAGGgtcatgctattgttcaagtgtaagggtaggtcaTAATAACACCTAACAAGTAAAAAACATTCTTATTATAAAACTGCAAAAATGTTGACTGTATTTtgtggatgtgttccaataaataaatagacattttGACCATTATAgaattgctaaaacaacaaatctagtGGTGTCCTATGACTTTAGATTGAACGACGTTAAAGTTGCCGTTAGGATTCAAACCTTCCTGGTTGGCATTTAAGGGGAATCTTGACTGGATGCCAACTTGATGATTTGGtacctgatatgaagtgatcacTGAAAGCAGAATCCTTTGCTTGTGGTTTCCCATCACTCCATCTTCTATGCTCAGAGTTTTATAATGACTTTGGTGATCTGGTAAATGCTCTCAGATTAGcctattagagctgcaactaacgattattttcgtagtcgattaatctgtcgattatttttacaattaatcgtttggtccataaaatatcagaaaaccttaaaaaatgttgatcggtgttcgtcaaacctggaaatgatgatgttctcaaatgtcttgttttgtgcacaaaccaaaatgattaacttttaatgatttctttgttatccagagcaaagaaatgaagaaagtactcacatttaagaaatttaaACAATCTGAAATCAAAATGAGATTAATTTACATCAGTTTTTAGAGCTCTACTGGTGATGATGTTTAAGTATTTTCTTAACACTGTTATGACACTAATTTAAGTTTCCTTTATCCTTTTGTTTGAAATTTTCTTTAAtccaaaaaaactttttatctTCTGCCTTTGtcattgtcagtcagtcatcatctaaccgctttatcctccaccagagggtcgcggggggtgctgtgccaatctcagcttcatcgggcgataggcggggtacaccctggacagttcgccagtccatcgcagggccacacacaactagagacaaacaaccattcactctcacactcactcctacggtcaatttagagtgtccaatttacctaatccccacattgcatgtttttggactgtgggaggaagccggagaacccggagagaacccacgcacacacggggagaacatgcaaactccatgcagaaaggcccttgttccaaccggggctcgaacccgggtcttctcgctgcaaggagagagtgctaaccactacaccaccgtgtggcccccttTGTCATTGTAATGATCATAATTGTATTGATGTGGgttcattttggtttatttgtcAGGTCAAAGGCTCCAAAATGGAGGAGAAACACCATGAtggtgagaaaaaaaggaagaagcgTGCCATCATAGAGTCAGGTAAGGATGATACAGCAGTGCTATGCGACTCCTCAGGAATTAAACTATTAAACTAATGCTTGTCATTTTTCCTTATTTCACAACCTGCAATTTAAATGATTGGTCAATTGATTTCAACTTTTACttcagttttaatattttaaattttttcttagttttttgtCCACATCATATCATTAAGCACAGGAATATGATTTAAGGCTTCTATGTTTAGATATAGcatattatatgtgtgtgtacagttatACAGCTACATTCTGTAAATAAGAATGGAGGAACATGATGGCAGAATGGGATGAATGGGATTAGGATGAAATGTGCCTTTTCTTCACCtcatgtgcttttgttttctctctagACTCGGAGGAGGAGCAAGTGAGGAAGTCAAAGAAATCGcccaaagagaagcagaagACCAGAAAGGCGGTGCCACCTCCCAAAGAAGATCCTGTGCAGTACGTCTCTGAAACAGGTGATGGTTTGTCAACGACTCCCTGTACACACTGGGATGTTGTTATGGATTTTCACATTGACCAATGATAAGTGAAGTAAAATTGTCTTAAAAACATCTTCACTAATAATTTTCCTACACAGTCAATGTCTACTGAATTCCTTGTCAATTCCACTAGCTTTTTTATATTAAGATATGGTATTATAATAGCAACAATAACCCAGAATGGTAATAAACATAACAAGAAACAGTAGAGATTACGTTTGCTGTATTTACGAGAAGGTCTCTAATTATATGTTTATGTGACTGAATTGTAGACTCGGACAGTGACAACTTTCTATCCTTGAAGAAAGTTTCCAAAACCAAGCAGGACACGGCGTTCAAACAAAGAAAGTCAGGGCCCAAAAAGGAAGTGAAGACTCCTGTGAAGTTGTCGTCTACACAGGGGAAATCTGGACTCAAATCTCCTCCAGTGGCCGCAGCCTCAAAGCTAGTCCAGCCACCTCAGCCCAAACAAACCCCCACATCAGTATTTGACTACTTTGGCAGCGGGAATATTCAGCGCTCAGACAAGAAGCTGGTAGCCAGCACTAAAAGAAAAGCTGTGAGTAGTGACCTAGAAGTCTTCCACACTGATCCCTTTATTTAGTCATCATTTAGTCGGTCTTTCGCCACTGTTTTAAAACAACCATTCATGTTTCGATAAACTGACTTTTCAAATACAGCCAACTGAGGACATGCATGATCTGATCAGTGACGAGGAAATTGCCAGACAGCTGCAGATGGAGGACGACATGGAAGTAAGAGAAATATAGAGTACTTTCCGGTTTTGTTATGTTTACGATTTGGATTATTAAGACATTTGAGCAAGGAAATTATTGTGATACAATGATTCATctgaaaataatataaattaatatgATTCAAAGAAAGGTTATTGAGGTTTTTGGAAATTTTACTGAAAGATTTGCCTCTGCTTTTCTATTCTCTTCAACTTCACGCAgctggaaaaacaggtccatcAGGACATGGAATTTGCAAAAACTCTAGCCATGCTGGACAAGGAGCCACAGGCCAAGAAAGTAATGAACACTGTAGCAGAGTGTGATTGTTTGGTTCTTATAATGCAGTAGTAATGTGCGGTATGATCAAAAACTCAGTTCTGATACTGGTGgttgtaaaatataaatgtgtgtccTCAACCAGGCTCGTACAGGCTCAGGTGAAAAACAAGCACTTGCTGCAAATCCTAAAAAGAGCAGCTCAGACTCCGCTGCTGGCAGCACAAGCAGCACAAGCAGCACTTCGAAGAGCCGGCGGAACATGTCAGAGGATGTCATCAGCCCGTCTCCAAAGAAGAAAGTTTCCCCAATCAAAGCAAGCTCCAAACTGGCTATGATGAAGAAAATGGATGAAGAGAAGAACATTGGGCCAAACGTCAAAGCCCACATTTCACCCACAAAAATTAAAACCTCACCCAGAATGGAGCCACTTGCTTCATCGAGCTCAGAAATGAAGTTTACACCCAAAATGGCAACATCACCCACTTCACTTAAAACATCTCCCAAGAAACCAGAGGTGAGCCTCCACTAATATGTTCAGaaaatctgtttatttgtcCACAAAGGCCACCTGTAGCACAATAATCTACACAAGAACGCATTATAAGAAGAAGTTAAATGTCTTCCTTCTTTCCATCTGATCTGATCAGAGCACAAGCACAAGCCCTGACGACGCTGAGAAGAAGAAAGTAAACTCTACAGCATTCAGGAACTACCTCAACAGAGATGGACCACGTGCTCTGGGCTCCAAAGAAATCCCACAGGTAAGACAAACGCACGACAGCTGTCTGACAGTTGTGGGAAGAAGAGTTCACTGTCATTCCTAATCGCTGactctgtgttgtctttttcaCAGGGAGCAGAGAACTGTTTGGagggctgtgtgtttgtggtgacgGGGGTCCTGGAGTCCATGGAGAGAGATGATGCCAAGTCACTCATCGAGCGCTACGGAGGCAAAGTGACTGGCAATATCAGCAAAAAGACGACCTACCTGGTGCAGGGCAGGGACAGTGGAGTCTCAAAGCTTGAGAAGGTGACCAACGTGGTagccagtaaaaaaaataaattaaaaaaataaaatagaatccAATGATCTTCCATACGATTGCACTATGTATTGATGCTGAAtggcatgtttttttgaaattctCCAAATACTTCCTGTTTGAGTTTTTCCTCTAATATCTGATTTCGTGCTCTACTCAGGCTGAAAGTTTGGGTACAAAGATCCTGGATGAGGATGGTCTGCTGGATCTGATCAGAACCAAACCTGGGAAGAAGTCCAAGTATGAGATTGCTGCGGAGGCAGAGGTGAGTCCAGGATGCATCTGTTGACCTTTCATGTCTCTCACTGTTCACTGGGTTAATTCATCTGTTAGGTCAGTAAATTAACATCATATGTTTTAGGTTGTTTAAATAAACTgtaagcatttttttatttattttttattttcactgtaaaTAGTTCAAAAAATAGTTCAGAAAATCTTGTTGTTTGAAAaagtttaattaattatttcaacTGGATGATAATTAGATCTTCCTAATTGATGATTCCACTCATCATTTGatcagagtgtttttatttttctgtagaTTTGATCTGTTATTTCAGCCTTACATGTAAagattacttttattttttccctcctATCAATTAGAGCAAAACCTCAAAAACGAGGTCTACCCCCACTCAGAAGTCAAAGGTCACCCCCACAGCCCAGAAGATCTCTCCTTCCAAAGGTAATTCCAGGTCTCCTCACACCCCGAGCCCATCAAAGACTGGTCTGACACAAGGTTACAGTAGCAAGAGTGGAGGTGGTGTCACTCCACCTGGGAGAGGCTCAGGTCAGACGGCTCGGAGGGAGCTGGGTCTGTCCTCCACTCGTTTGCCTTCAGCTTCAGACTCTCCATCAACGGCCGGAGAGGATCCCAGTCTGCTCTGGGTGGACAAGTATCGCCCACACTCTCTGAAGACGGTGAttggccagcagggggagcaGAGCTGTGCCAATAAGCTGCTGCGGTGGCTGCAGAACTGGTACAAGAACAACAGTGGCTCTGCCTCCAAAGCACCAGGTAATGGACAATTTAGCTTTGTTTGTGTCAAAGATACAAACTTAAAATCTGAGCTAAGCTTGTTTCAGTGAATTTTAGATTTGAATCATGTATCTAGCTGATATGCTTTGtgctggctgttttttttttatgtactttagCAAGGTTTGGTAAGTTTGGAGGGAAAGATGATGGATCAGGATTCAaagctgctctgctctctggACCTCCGGGTGTGGGGAAGACTACCACTGCAGCCCTGGTCTGTGAGGTCAGCCtagtttttgttgctgtttaagTGTCACATCTCCAAGCTGTGTCATATAATATTTACATCTAAGCAAATATATCCTGATGGCAGCCTCGTTTTGACCTAActtttcctgtgtctgtgttgacatgTAGGAGCTGGGTTTCAGCTACGTGGAGATGAATGCTAGCTGTACTCGCAGTAAAAACAGTCTGAAGGAAGTTGTCGCAGAGTCACTTAACAACACCAGCATTGAGGGCTTCTACAAAGGTGAGTCCTCATCATTTCTCTCAATTgtcaatttgtttgttttttccttcacattttaaagtggGCACATTAAAATAGCAAGCCATTTTATCAAAAAACAGTTGGATACCAAATCCTTGTCGATGATGATATTATTCTGACTTCGTTTAGTTTTCTTGAACTGAAAAGAAATATTATCAGTCCTGACTGAgggactgtttgtgtgtatgcagtggCAATAAGCATTTATTCCATCAAGAACTTTTCGTGTTTCCTGTTCTCAAACATACATAATGCACAATGTTGCTGCCGTCTGTCAGCGTGGAAATGTCTCCAGGTGACAAGAGATGGCTGATGGGCTTAATTATTGTTGGATTAACTCATTTGAcaaatgtaacagacatttggttatatttaaatgttgcaaGAGAAGTCATACACAATGATGTTGCCTATGGAATCTGGATATGTCATGTGTCATATTGATAAAGTGTAAAACGTTTTAGAAATTTGTctcatgtttatgtatgtgtgtggtttctGTAGGAATGTCTCAGACGGTGAGCAATAAACACATTCTGATCATGGATGAGGTTGATGGCATGGCTGGCAATGAGGACCGTGGAGGAATCCAGGTACAAAAACACTTGTCCTTGTTAGTTGCACCATTTCATAGATGTTAGGCCTTTGCATATATCACTCAGCAAAATGTCACTGATGTAAAAGCTGGATACAagtttgtaaaatgtgtgtgtgtgcaaaggcctttacaGTCAGGTCCCTTACATATCTACTTAATTTTGTTAAGGGAAGAAATATGACCAACTGCAACATTGGTCATATTTCTTCCCTTAACAAAATTAAGTAGATATGTAAGGGACCTGATTTGAGATGCTGTAATGAAGCCACAACAAACATTTAGTCTGATATTTAGTCCAACACAACTGTCCAAAGAGTTCACTGCTCATTGTTTTCCTCCACCATGTTGTCTGACCTCCTGTAGGAAATGATCGGCCTGATCAGGACTTCAAAAATTCCTATCATCTGCATGTGCAACGATCGTAACCATCCGAAGATCAGATCACTGGCCAACTACTGCTATGATCTGCGTTTCCAGAGGCCGCGAGTGGAACAGATCAAGGCATGTGCACACACTTAAGTGGgctcagaacaacaacaataataataataataatatgaatatataaaaatataactaTATATTTAAAAACGACTAAGTGAATGTATTTACGttcctctctccttttccatttttcaatttttttagGGAGCCATGATGTCCATTGCTTTCAAAGAAGGAATCAAAATCCCGCCCCCAGCTCTTAACGAAATGATCCTTGCTTCCAATCAGGATGTTAGACAGGTAAAGAAGATCAATAAAGGTCCAATGCCTACTGGGGTTATGTCATTGTTTACAACAGTCACTCAATGCTAGTTGTTTTACTGTAGGTGATCCACAACCTGAGCATGTGGTCGGCTAAAGACAAGGTGATGACGTACGACCAGTGCAAGTCTGACGCAGCCAATGCCCGCAAGGACATGAAACTGGGGCCATTTGACGTTTGCAGGAAGGTGTTTGCCTTGGGGGAGGAGACTGCGCACATGAGCTTCATTGACAAGTCCGACCTCTTCTTCCACGACTACTCATTAGCGCCACTCTTTGTCCAGGAGAACTACCCTCATGTTCGTCCAGCAGCTGCTGGGTAAGAGAGAGGCTGGCTATTTGCACCTAAGTGGTAGTCAATTGTCAcacataagaatctgaactcttgCTTTGGAGATTGGTGATTTGACTGGTGACTATCTTGAGTTTTGGCAACCAGAAGTTCCCTGACATTACCTGCAACTTGCTCGTATATGCCGTAAATTGTCTACGGCTATGTCCTCGACACGAGTATAGAGGCAGAGAAGCCTCGCACACAAGGgaagaacatgcacact from Solea senegalensis isolate Sse05_10M linkage group LG6, IFAPA_SoseM_1, whole genome shotgun sequence harbors:
- the rfc1 gene encoding replication factor C subunit 1 gives rise to the protein MDIRRFFAPAAAKPAVQRPQNGNLKVEDKKKRDKSMSPDEEVKQKKKDNSKVKGSKMEEKHHDGEKKRKKRAIIESDSEEEQVRKSKKSPKEKQKTRKAVPPPKEDPVQYVSETDSDSDNFLSLKKVSKTKQDTAFKQRKSGPKKEVKTPVKLSSTQGKSGLKSPPVAAASKLVQPPQPKQTPTSVFDYFGSGNIQRSDKKLVASTKRKAPTEDMHDLISDEEIARQLQMEDDMELEKQVHQDMEFAKTLAMLDKEPQAKKARTGSGEKQALAANPKKSSSDSAAGSTSSTSSTSKSRRNMSEDVISPSPKKKVSPIKASSKLAMMKKMDEEKNIGPNVKAHISPTKIKTSPRMEPLASSSSEMKFTPKMATSPTSLKTSPKKPESTSTSPDDAEKKKVNSTAFRNYLNRDGPRALGSKEIPQGAENCLEGCVFVVTGVLESMERDDAKSLIERYGGKVTGNISKKTTYLVQGRDSGVSKLEKAESLGTKILDEDGLLDLIRTKPGKKSKYEIAAEAESKTSKTRSTPTQKSKVTPTAQKISPSKGNSRSPHTPSPSKTGLTQGYSSKSGGGVTPPGRGSGQTARRELGLSSTRLPSASDSPSTAGEDPSLLWVDKYRPHSLKTVIGQQGEQSCANKLLRWLQNWYKNNSGSASKAPARFGKFGGKDDGSGFKAALLSGPPGVGKTTTAALVCEELGFSYVEMNASCTRSKNSLKEVVAESLNNTSIEGFYKGMSQTVSNKHILIMDEVDGMAGNEDRGGIQEMIGLIRTSKIPIICMCNDRNHPKIRSLANYCYDLRFQRPRVEQIKGAMMSIAFKEGIKIPPPALNEMILASNQDVRQVIHNLSMWSAKDKVMTYDQCKSDAANARKDMKLGPFDVCRKVFALGEETAHMSFIDKSDLFFHDYSLAPLFVQENYPHVRPAAAGGDLKSHLVLLSKTADSISDGDLVDRRIRSAQNWSLLPTQAVYASVLPGELMRGYMSQFPTFPSWLGKNSSTNKHSRIVQELASHMSLKTLSSRQAVNLDYLHYLRQALLSPLQKRGAEGAGEAVQLLDDYQLIREDVDNIMEISVWGGKPDPYSKLDPKVKAAFTRTYNKEVHLTPYSLQIVKKGRRGGGEGESELGGEGMDNEPQEPEGEEEGLKTDAMIKQKKAKATKETKKEKKEDSGKGKGKGKGKAKK